The Porites lutea chromosome 11, jaPorLute2.1, whole genome shotgun sequence genome includes a region encoding these proteins:
- the LOC140952419 gene encoding short-chain specific acyl-CoA dehydrogenase, mitochondrial-like — protein MATIWSRSFASTLTSPKNPVCSILLRFGTGKCMAKRRSISNLAKLPETHEMLRQTCRDFADKELAPIAASLDKEHKFPLEQVKKLGELGLLSMEVPESLGGSGLDYLAYAIATEEISRGCASTGCIMSVNNSLYLGPLLKYGTDEQKKKWITPFCSGERLGCFALSEPDNGSDAGAAKTTAKLEGDHWVLNGTKAWITNGYEAEAAVVFATTDKSLKHKGISAFLVPKPTEGLSLGKKEDKLGIRATSTCYLIFENCHIPKENLLGEPGFGFKIAMATLDAGRIGIAAQALGIAQAALECAIDYAQKRVAFNQPISQFQGIQMKLADMEVRLQSARLLNWKAAMLKDAGENFTKEAAMAKLAASEAATYISHQCIQVLGGMGFVTDMPAERYYRDARITEIYEGTSEVQRIVIAGKLLKEYGQ, from the exons ATGGCGACGATATGGTCACGAAGTTTTGCGTCCACTTTAACTTCCCCTAAAAACCCAGTTTGTAGCATTTTACTTCGGTTCGGAACTGGAAAATGTATGGCAAAGAGAAGGTCTATATCAAACCTCGCCAAACTCCCCGAAACACATGAAATGTTGCGTCAAACATGCAGAGATTTCGCGGACAAGGAGCTGGCTCCTATTGCTGCAAGTCTTGATAAAGAGCATAAGTTTCCTTTGGAACAG GTGAAAAAGTTGGGAGAACTTGGCCTCTTATCAATGGAGGTGCCTGAGTCATTAGGAGGATCAGGTTTAGATTACCTGGCATATGCCATAGCAACAGAAGAAATTAGTAGAGGCTGTGCATCAACTGGATGCATTATGAGTGTTAATAAT TCTCTTTACCTTGGTCCATTGCTGAAGTATGGAACAGAtgaacagaaaaagaaatggaTAACTCCTTTCTGTTCTGGCGAGCGTCTTGGCTGCTTTGCTCTCAGTGAACCAG ATAATGGCAGTGATGCTGGTGCAGCAAAGACCACTGCTAAATTAGAAGGAGATCACTGGGTGTTAAATGGAACAAAGGCCTGGATTACCAATGGCTATGAGGCAGAGGCAGCAGTGGTCTTTGCCACAACAGATAAGTCATTAAAACATAAAGGAATCAGTGCATTTCTTGTTCCCAAGCCAACTGAAGGATTGTCACTTGGAAAGAAAGAGGATAAGCTTGGGATAAGGGCAACTTCTACTTGCTActtgatttttgaaaattgCCACATTCCAAAGGAAAATCTGCTTGGAGAGCCTGGTTTTGGTTTCAAGATTGCAATG gCCACACTTGATGCAGGTCGTATTGGTATTGCTGCTCAAGCACTAGGAATTgctcaa GCAGCATTAGAGTGTGCCATTGACTATGCACAGAAAAGGGTTGCCTTTAATCAGCCAATCTCACAGTTTCAAGGAATTCAG ATGAAATTAGCTGATATGGAAGTGAGGTTACAAAGTGCCAGGCTATTGAATTGGAAGGCAGCGATGCTTAAAGATGCAggcgaaaattttacaaag GAGGCAGCCATGGCAAAGCTAGCAGCATCTGAGGCTGCCACCTACATTTCACATCAG TGCATTCAAGTCCTTGGAGGTATGGGTTTTGTGACAGATATGCCAGCAGAACGATACTACAGAGATGCACGGATCACAGAAATTTATGAAGGAACAAGTGAAGTACAAAGAATAGTGATAGCTGGAAAACTTTTGAAAGAATATGGCCAATGA